A part of Streptomyces sp. NBC_01497 genomic DNA contains:
- a CDS encoding IclR family transcriptional regulator: MPSSSASTTDAAKPTSGSGGVQSLERAFDLLERMADAGGEVGLSELSASSGLPLPTIHRLMRTLVACGYVRQQTNRRYALGPRLIRLGESASRLLGTWARPYLARLVDETGETANMALLDGDEVVYVAQVPSKHSMRMFTEVGRRVLPHSTGVGKALLATLPPGEVRELLARTGMPAATDKTITTPDRFLAALDDVRAAGYAVDDNEQEIGVRCLAVPIPGSPTAAAISISGPAGRVTEAATDRIVPVLQEVAGALSEVLTNATS; encoded by the coding sequence GTGCCGTCGTCCAGCGCCAGCACCACAGACGCCGCGAAACCCACCTCCGGGAGCGGGGGCGTCCAGTCCCTGGAGCGCGCCTTCGACCTGCTCGAACGGATGGCGGACGCGGGCGGCGAGGTCGGCCTGAGTGAACTCTCGGCGAGCAGCGGGCTGCCCCTGCCGACCATCCACCGCCTCATGCGCACACTCGTGGCATGCGGATACGTGCGCCAGCAGACCAACCGGCGCTACGCGTTGGGACCGCGCCTGATCAGACTGGGCGAGTCCGCCTCCCGGCTGCTGGGCACCTGGGCCCGGCCCTACCTCGCGCGACTCGTCGACGAGACGGGCGAGACCGCGAACATGGCGCTGCTCGACGGCGACGAGGTCGTGTACGTGGCCCAGGTCCCGTCGAAGCACTCCATGCGCATGTTCACCGAAGTCGGCCGCCGGGTCCTGCCGCACTCGACCGGGGTCGGCAAGGCACTGCTCGCGACGCTGCCCCCCGGGGAGGTACGCGAGCTGCTGGCACGCACGGGCATGCCCGCCGCGACGGACAAGACGATCACGACACCCGACCGCTTCCTGGCCGCCCTGGACGACGTACGTGCGGCGGGTTACGCGGTCGACGACAACGAGCAGGAGATCGGCGTCCGCTGCCTCGCGGTGCCGATCCCCGGGTCGCCGACAGCGGCCGCGATCTCCATCTCCGGGCCCGCGGGCAGGGTGACGGAGGCGGCGACGGACCGGATCGTCCCGGTACTCCAGGAGGTGGCGGGCGCGCTGTCCGAGGTACTGACGAACGCGACGTCCTGA